The following are from one region of the candidate division WOR-3 bacterium genome:
- the lgt gene encoding prolipoprotein diacylglyceryl transferase encodes MRPLLIKVDGLGIPSYGTMLVISFLVALFLVKREAKKHNIPPVLIENLAFWLMVGVIIGGRILYVVFHPTEFQDVTSIFAIWNGGMMFFGGFIGAFIAGFLYIKKQNLPVLLLSDMVSPSIALGEFFTRIGCFLNGCCFGLPTHLPWGVHFPRGSFAYRAGFDCPIHPTQLYSSLFGLFLFFFLQRLLRRPHLRGEVFAYFLIFYGGFRFGIDFIRYYENLGNFLINQVISVIGVVVGIILLLRAKRSVPQDPEHS; translated from the coding sequence ATGAGACCCCTACTTATAAAGGTGGACGGCTTGGGCATCCCCAGCTATGGGACGATGCTGGTGATATCCTTTCTCGTCGCGCTATTTCTCGTCAAAAGGGAAGCAAAAAAACACAATATCCCACCGGTGCTCATTGAGAATCTCGCATTTTGGTTGATGGTTGGGGTGATCATTGGTGGTCGTATTCTTTATGTAGTATTTCACCCCACCGAGTTCCAAGATGTAACAAGTATCTTTGCAATCTGGAATGGCGGGATGATGTTTTTCGGAGGGTTTATCGGTGCTTTTATAGCTGGTTTCCTGTATATAAAAAAGCAAAACCTTCCGGTCCTCTTGCTCAGTGATATGGTAAGCCCCTCGATTGCCCTGGGCGAATTCTTCACCCGTATCGGCTGTTTTCTTAACGGCTGTTGCTTCGGTCTTCCTACCCACCTGCCTTGGGGCGTTCACTTTCCCCGTGGCTCATTTGCCTACCGTGCCGGGTTTGACTGTCCAATCCATCCCACCCAGTTATACTCCTCTCTCTTCGGTCTTTTTCTTTTTTTCTTTCTCCAGCGCCTGCTCCGGCGCCCGCATCTGCGTGGCGAAGTCTTCGCTTACTTTTTAATTTTTTATGGCGGTTTTCGCTTCGGGATTGATTTTATCAGGTATTACGAAAATCTCGGTAATTTTTTGATCAATCAGGTTATCTCTGTAATCGGGGTCGTTGTCGGGATTATCTTACTCCTCAGGGCGAAGAGATCTGTTCCTCAAGACCCAGAACATTCCTGA
- a CDS encoding elongation factor G, with translation MGQKGLKNIGFFGHAGCGKTTLADGIAFICGANTRLGKVSDGTSMFDVDPDEQKRGCSLSLGLATFDYNGTTLNIIDTPGYADFIGEMLSGLYAVDICVIVVDATTGIAVGTERILHEATKKNLPIVFFVNKLKKENTDFYNILNGLQELSKRKIIPFNLPVGVAEKFVGVANIITEKAYITKEGKTTAEAIPPDLKEIITKYQELFIEVAADSDDNLMNKYLETGSLSIPECIPAVKKAIIENKAAPCFCGEGLELIGLEDFLNMIQEFLPSYEELPEIVVDGNVIKRNENEPFVGYVFKTIVEPHLGELCYIKVLSGKLSMGDAVNNTTQNTEEKISQIYFIKGKEKKETNLLTAGMIAGLVKLKNTHTGDTLAKTNIKLPPIEFPAPSISMAIVPKAKGDEEKISNGLAKLRAEDPTFSFAYDHEIKQLIISGIGELHLDVILARLQRKYGVNVELTKTKIKYRETFTRKTEAQGKYKKQTGGHGQYGDCWLRVEPLPRGSGVQFAEEIFGGAIPARYIPSVEKGVREALEKGYLAGYPITDVKVTVYDGSYHPVDSSDIAFQIAAAMAIRANAEKGNVVLLEPIMEVEVYVPEEFMGDVIGDINSRRGKIMGMEAIGKIQVVKAMVPEAEMYKYSTSLRSMTQGRGYFTMKFHHYEEVPKEISQKIIEEAKKENK, from the coding sequence ATGGGACAGAAAGGGTTAAAGAATATTGGTTTCTTTGGACATGCCGGCTGTGGCAAGACAACCCTGGCCGATGGAATTGCGTTTATTTGCGGTGCCAATACCCGTTTGGGCAAGGTGAGCGACGGCACGAGCATGTTTGATGTTGATCCTGATGAACAGAAACGGGGTTGCAGTCTGTCATTGGGACTGGCTACTTTTGACTATAACGGAACGACTCTCAATATCATCGACACGCCCGGCTATGCTGATTTTATCGGCGAGATGTTGAGCGGCCTTTATGCAGTGGATATCTGCGTCATTGTTGTCGATGCCACTACCGGTATTGCCGTGGGAACGGAAAGAATTTTGCATGAGGCGACGAAGAAAAATTTGCCCATCGTCTTTTTTGTGAATAAATTAAAAAAAGAAAATACCGATTTTTATAATATTTTGAATGGTCTGCAGGAATTATCAAAACGAAAAATCATCCCCTTCAATCTGCCGGTGGGGGTTGCCGAAAAGTTCGTAGGGGTAGCAAACATCATCACCGAAAAGGCATATATCACCAAAGAGGGTAAGACCACTGCCGAGGCAATCCCACCCGACCTGAAAGAAATAATAACCAAGTATCAGGAATTATTCATTGAGGTAGCAGCGGATAGCGATGATAACCTAATGAACAAATACTTGGAAACCGGATCTTTGAGTATCCCTGAATGCATTCCGGCAGTAAAGAAGGCAATTATTGAAAATAAGGCTGCACCCTGTTTTTGTGGTGAAGGATTGGAATTGATCGGGCTGGAAGATTTTCTCAATATGATTCAGGAATTTCTACCTTCTTATGAAGAACTTCCTGAGATTGTAGTAGATGGTAATGTGATTAAAAGGAACGAAAATGAACCCTTTGTCGGCTATGTCTTTAAAACGATTGTGGAACCCCATTTAGGTGAACTGTGTTATATCAAAGTGCTGAGTGGTAAATTGAGTATGGGTGATGCCGTTAATAACACCACCCAGAATACCGAAGAAAAAATCTCCCAGATATATTTCATCAAAGGCAAAGAAAAAAAAGAAACCAATCTTCTTACCGCAGGAATGATCGCGGGTCTTGTGAAGTTGAAAAACACCCATACTGGCGACACGCTTGCCAAGACCAATATTAAATTACCGCCGATTGAGTTTCCTGCTCCTTCCATCTCCATGGCGATTGTACCCAAGGCTAAGGGCGATGAAGAAAAAATATCCAATGGATTAGCAAAACTGCGGGCTGAAGATCCTACCTTCAGTTTTGCTTATGATCATGAAATTAAACAATTAATCATCTCCGGGATTGGTGAATTACATCTCGATGTGATTTTGGCACGCCTCCAGCGTAAATACGGGGTGAACGTGGAACTGACCAAAACCAAGATAAAATACCGCGAGACCTTCACCAGAAAAACCGAAGCCCAGGGTAAGTATAAAAAACAGACCGGCGGCCATGGACAGTATGGGGATTGCTGGCTCCGGGTTGAACCTTTGCCCCGGGGTTCAGGAGTCCAGTTTGCAGAAGAGATCTTTGGAGGTGCCATACCCGCCCGATATATCCCATCGGTCGAAAAAGGCGTGCGGGAAGCCTTGGAAAAGGGATATCTTGCTGGTTATCCCATAACCGATGTTAAAGTGACGGTCTATGATGGTTCATACCATCCAGTGGATTCTTCAGATATTGCCTTCCAGATTGCCGCGGCAATGGCGATCAGGGCGAATGCGGAGAAAGGAAATGTGGTCCTCCTGGAACCAATAATGGAGGTAGAAGTTTATGTGCCCGAGGAATTCATGGGCGATGTGATTGGTGACATCAACAGCCGCAGGGGTAAGATAATGGGTATGGAGGCAATTGGGAAAATCCAGGTGGTGAAGGCAATGGTTCCTGAAGCTGAGATGTATAAATACTCCACGAGCCTCCGTTCAATGACCCAAGGTCGGGGATATTTTACGATGAAGTTCCATCATTATGAAGAGGTCCCCAAGGAGATAAGTCAGAAGATAATTGAAGAAGCAAAAAAAGAGAATAAATGA
- a CDS encoding T9SS type A sorting domain-containing protein: MDDICTDIAIDSGDNICLTGATGAYPAYDILTVKCNPNGDTIWSRIFDYGGDDEALGIAINSNNDIFVTGFSEGNLYDYLILRYTDSGYLKWEGRVDTGNDDQGLGIAVNNSDNIIVSGASYNGSNYDFLIVKYHPDVGISEYVKQRKSAPKIFPNPTSDKIYLQTSKSKGTVEIKIYDVCGRCVKAKNLKKK; the protein is encoded by the coding sequence GTGGATGACATATGCACGGATATTGCAATAGATTCTGGAGATAACATCTGCCTAACGGGCGCTACAGGGGCTTATCCTGCCTATGATATCCTGACCGTTAAATGTAATCCAAACGGTGATACAATCTGGTCAAGGATATTTGATTATGGTGGTGATGATGAGGCACTTGGTATTGCTATAAACTCCAATAATGATATCTTTGTCACAGGATTTTCAGAAGGAAATTTATATGATTACTTGATCCTCCGTTATACAGATTCAGGATATTTGAAATGGGAAGGAAGAGTTGATACCGGGAATGATGACCAGGGGCTCGGTATTGCCGTTAACAATTCCGACAATATAATTGTCAGCGGTGCATCTTATAATGGGAGTAATTATGATTTTCTCATTGTTAAATACCACCCTGATGTCGGGATAAGTGAATATGTAAAGCAAAGAAAATCAGCGCCTAAAATCTTCCCCAATCCGACATCGGACAAAATTTACCTGCAGACTTCAAAAAGTAAGGGGACGGTTGAAATCAAAATCTACGATGTATGTGGAAGGTGCGTTAAAGCAAAAAATTTGAAGAAAAAATGA